The genomic region CGCGCCGACGCCGAGAGTGACGCGCCCGTGCTCACGCCGCTCGAGGCCATCGCGCTGCTCGTGGAGGTGGCCAGCAAGAACGGCAACCTGAGTCTGGGAGTCGGCCCCCGTGCGGACGGGAGCATCCCCGAGGAGCAGCTCGCCGTCCTCACAGGCCTCGGGGAGTGGATGGCGGTGAACGGCGTCGCGATCCACGGCACGCGTCCGTGGATACAAGACGCGGGCGCTGCCACCGCTGCCGGCAGCGCGGCGCCCACCGCACGTTTCACGACACGACGCACGGCCGACGGCGATCTCGAAGAACTCTACGTCTTCGTCTACGACCTCGACGTGTCCGAACCGAGCGTTCGTGTGGCGGGCATTCCCGCCGGCTTCGTGGACGTGCGCCGACTCGACGGTGAGGTGGTCACCGCGTCGCCCGACGCGAGCGATGTCGCGTTCGAGAGCCCTGGCGGATTTCCGCCGGGCGCGGTGACGACCATCGCTTTGCGCTACCGATAGTCACGCGCCCTGCCCATCGGCCTACTCGGCTGCAATCACGTGGCCGCTGTGGTCGAGCTCGTAGAGCATCTGGTCGCCGTCGATCTCGTCCGCGCTCTTGCCGTTGAAGTACTTGTTCAGCCCCACCTGCTCGTAGTGCGGCTTGATGCGGTCGCTGAGCAGACCGATCTCGCGCAGGTTCGGCACCATGCGGCTGAACATCACGTGGCGGAACTCCTCGAGCCCGGGCGAGGTGCTGACGACGTCGCGCCACTGCGCGCGCGTGAGCCGACCCTCGAACCACTCCTCGTACACCTCCCAGGCCAGGAAGCGGTTGCGCATGAGCAGCGCCACCTCGAACGACCAGTCCTCGCGCTCGTTGCGCTCGCGCGGCGTGAGCTGCGTGTTGAAGTGCTCGCGCAGGGCCACCACGCCGTAGTGCACGTGCCGCGCCTCGTCCTGGATGACCATCTTGAGCAGCTCCTTAAGCAGCGGCTCGCGGGTCAGACTGTAGAGCGTGCCGAACGCACCAAGGGCCAGACCCTCCACCATGATCTGCATGCCCAGGAACTTCATGTCCCAGCGCGAGTCGCCCATGAGCGCGTCGATGATGACGAAGAGGTTGTCGTTGATCTGGTAGAGCTTGTTCAGCTTGGTGTCGAGGTAGCGG from Sandaracinaceae bacterium harbors:
- a CDS encoding ferritin-like domain-containing protein, which codes for MRHRVEPYFDAAEVLTAVKDPRVMASLGPAGVRGLLLQRGKQGVPTLIQAHHSAFFDWTYPSDQPEMQDLYRRAKLGQWNGDTYLPWHTDVDPENPEVPMVPKRFLNLDKLRDYGIKLTAREEDRLTSDMVAWMLSQFLHGEQGALLAAAQVTEAVQFFDGKLYGATQVMDEARHVEVFHRYLDTKLNKLYQINDNLFVIIDALMGDSRWDMKFLGMQIMVEGLALGAFGTLYSLTREPLLKELLKMVIQDEARHVHYGVVALREHFNTQLTPRERNEREDWSFEVALLMRNRFLAWEVYEEWFEGRLTRAQWRDVVSTSPGLEEFRHVMFSRMVPNLREIGLLSDRIKPHYEQVGLNKYFNGKSADEIDGDQMLYELDHSGHVIAAE